The Streptomyces camelliae genome window below encodes:
- a CDS encoding helix-turn-helix transcriptional regulator, translating into MRAARLIKMVLLLQSRPAMTAAELAAELEVSERTVTRDAQALSEAGVPVYADRGRAGGYRLVGGYRTRLTGLARSEAEALFLSGVPGALREMGLDDAASAARLKVSAALLPSLRDAPDSAGRRFHLDAPAWFREPETPALLPAVAEAVWDDRRIRAVYRRGESTVERELEPYGLVLKAGVWYLCARVSDGHGDFRTYRIDRFGAVDPLEERFTRDPDFDLPGHWAGQAERFARSILRAEVVVRLSADGVRRLRYAVDPLSAREALAEPGEPDGEGWVTVTVPVESEEVAYTQLTALGAEAEVLAPASLRQRFAADAARLAARYGNGAPDEDGGPDEDGGAR; encoded by the coding sequence ATGCGTGCGGCCCGGCTCATCAAGATGGTGCTCCTCCTCCAGTCCCGCCCCGCCATGACCGCGGCCGAACTCGCGGCCGAACTGGAGGTCTCGGAGCGGACGGTCACGCGGGACGCGCAGGCGCTGTCGGAGGCGGGCGTGCCGGTGTACGCCGACCGGGGGCGGGCCGGAGGGTATCGGCTGGTCGGCGGGTACCGGACGCGGCTGACGGGGCTGGCCAGGAGCGAGGCGGAGGCGCTGTTCCTGAGCGGGGTGCCGGGGGCGCTCAGGGAGATGGGCCTGGACGACGCGGCGTCGGCGGCCCGGCTGAAGGTGTCGGCCGCCCTGCTGCCCTCGCTGCGGGACGCCCCGGACAGCGCGGGCCGGCGCTTCCATCTGGACGCGCCGGCCTGGTTCCGGGAGCCGGAGACGCCCGCGCTGCTGCCGGCGGTGGCCGAGGCGGTGTGGGACGACCGGCGGATCCGCGCGGTCTACCGGCGCGGGGAGAGCACGGTCGAGCGGGAGCTGGAGCCGTACGGGCTCGTGCTGAAGGCGGGCGTCTGGTACCTGTGCGCGCGGGTGTCCGACGGCCACGGCGACTTCCGGACGTACCGGATCGACCGGTTCGGCGCCGTGGATCCCCTGGAGGAACGCTTCACCCGTGACCCGGACTTCGATCTGCCCGGCCACTGGGCGGGCCAGGCCGAGCGGTTCGCGCGCTCGATCCTGCGCGCCGAGGTCGTCGTACGGCTGTCTGCGGACGGGGTGCGCCGGCTGCGGTACGCCGTCGATCCGCTGTCCGCGCGGGAGGCCCTGGCGGAGCCGGGCGAGCCGGACGGCGAGGGCTGGGTGACGGTCACGGTGCCGGTGGAGTCCGAGGAGGTCGCGTACACACAGCTGACGGCGCTCGGGGCGGAGGCCGAGGTGCTGGCCCCGGCGAGCCTGCGGCAGCGGTTCGCGGCGGACGCGGCCCGGCTCGCCGCGCGGTACGGGAACGGGGCGCCCGATGAAGACGGAGGGCCCGATGAAGACGGGGGCGCCCGATAA
- a CDS encoding peptidoglycan recognition protein family protein, producing MGPAGSPGPSAPLPGAFAPPYGGSEPPFAAAVAPGGKAEPETGVSGRARWRGRVPVAVLVLAGCLPGVLALLALVLFTRGGDAPVTVRADRHGAGAATAPYRAHRPAIVPRSVWLGPLTPHQPPPHYDDKVIAVFLHHTDSPSSYDCADAPSIIRHLYAGQTGDRNWDDLGYNFVVDRCGTIYEGRAGGVDRPVTGAHTLGFNHRTAGIAALGTFTEGVPVPRAMTDAIAALVAWKLGLAGVDPRDSTRLLSSSSLSRYQAGTTVTLPALAGHDAGYMTSCPGAALTARLPEIREAAARLQGRPAHRNATGVPQPSPRTAP from the coding sequence ATGGGGCCCGCCGGGTCGCCCGGGCCGTCGGCGCCGCTGCCCGGAGCCTTCGCGCCGCCGTACGGGGGATCCGAGCCGCCGTTCGCCGCCGCCGTGGCGCCGGGCGGGAAGGCGGAGCCGGAGACAGGCGTGTCCGGGCGGGCGCGGTGGCGTGGCCGGGTGCCTGTGGCGGTGCTGGTGCTGGCCGGGTGTCTGCCCGGGGTCCTCGCGCTGCTCGCGCTGGTGCTGTTCACCCGAGGAGGCGACGCGCCCGTCACCGTGCGGGCCGACCGGCACGGGGCGGGGGCGGCCACGGCGCCCTACCGTGCGCACCGCCCGGCCATCGTGCCCCGGTCCGTCTGGCTGGGCCCCCTCACCCCGCACCAGCCGCCGCCCCACTACGACGACAAGGTGATCGCCGTCTTCCTGCACCACACCGACTCACCCAGTTCCTACGACTGCGCGGACGCGCCCAGCATCATCCGGCACCTGTACGCCGGCCAGACCGGTGACCGCAACTGGGACGACCTCGGCTACAACTTCGTCGTGGACCGCTGCGGCACCATCTACGAGGGCCGCGCCGGAGGCGTCGACCGGCCCGTCACCGGCGCCCACACCCTCGGCTTCAACCACCGCACCGCCGGCATCGCCGCCCTCGGCACCTTCACCGAGGGCGTCCCCGTACCCCGCGCCATGACCGACGCGATCGCCGCCCTGGTCGCCTGGAAACTGGGCCTCGCCGGGGTCGACCCGCGCGACAGCACCCGGCTGCTCTCCAGCAGCAGCCTCAGCCGCTATCAGGCCGGTACCACCGTCACCCTGCCCGCCCTGGCCGGCCACGACGCCGGCTACATGACCAGCTGCCCCGGCGCCGCCCTCACCGCCCGCCTCCCCGAGATCCGCGAGGCCGCCGCCCGCCTCCAGGGCCGCCCCGCCCACAGGAACGCCACAGGCGTCCCGCAGCCTTCTCCGAGGACCGCCCCCTAG
- a CDS encoding DUF4240 domain-containing protein, whose translation MDETEFWELIDTSREAAEGDPEDQADLLLDRLLQLEPDLVLDFARHFEARYNRAYRWDLWGAAWVLLDGASDDAFDFFRCWLIGQGREVFEGALHDPDALADLLGDFDEEIDGDGEELGYAADEAYEQLTGTVAPDLGIAPAPAEPEGTSIDFENEAVLAERYPRLWDRFRG comes from the coding sequence ATGGACGAGACGGAGTTCTGGGAGCTGATCGACACCAGCCGCGAGGCCGCCGAGGGCGACCCCGAGGATCAGGCCGACCTGCTCCTGGACCGGCTGCTCCAACTGGAACCGGACCTGGTGCTGGACTTCGCCCGTCACTTCGAGGCCCGCTACAACCGGGCCTACCGCTGGGACCTGTGGGGTGCCGCCTGGGTGCTGCTGGACGGGGCCAGCGACGACGCGTTCGACTTCTTCCGGTGCTGGCTGATCGGCCAGGGCCGGGAGGTCTTCGAGGGCGCGCTGCACGATCCGGACGCGCTGGCGGACCTGCTGGGCGACTTCGACGAGGAGATCGACGGCGACGGCGAGGAGCTGGGCTACGCGGCGGACGAGGCCTACGAGCAGCTGACCGGCACCGTCGCCCCGGACCTGGGCATCGCCCCGGCCCCCGCGGAACCGGAGGGCACCTCGATCGACTTCGAGAACGAAGCCGTCCTCGCGGAGCGTTACCCCAGGCTCTGGGATCGCTTCAGGGGCTGA
- the aceE gene encoding pyruvate dehydrogenase (acetyl-transferring), homodimeric type — protein MTDPNAIQPSALDQLPDRDPEETAEWQASLDAVAREAGPHRAAYLMRRTLERAEAGGIALPKLLETDYVNTIPTSAEPALPGDPEMEARITAWNRWNAAAMVTRGAKHGVGGHIATFASAAWLYETGFNHFFKGKEGDGSGDQLYIQGHASPGIYARAFLDGRLTEAHLDNFRQEAGGNGLPSYPHPRRLPWLWEFPTVSMGLGPLSAIYQARFNRYLTNRGIKDVSASHVWAFLGDGEMDEPESTAALALASREGLDNLTFVINCNLQRLDGPVRANFKIVQELEAQFRGAGWNVVKTLWGSAWDELFALDTTGALVRRLREVPDAQVQTYQTRDAAYIRQDFFGKDPALVEMAKLLSDDKILECFHLSRGGHEARKVYAAYKAAVEHKGAPTVILAQTVKGHTLGEGFASKNANHQMKKLTVDEFKTMRDLLGLPIKDSDFVDGVVPYGHPGADSPEVRYLQERRAALGGPAPARRTHALAPLPAPAEKAFASFDKGSGSQNVATTMAFVRLVKDLVRDKETGKRWVPIVPDEARTFGMESLFPSLGIYSPKGQTYEPVDRDQLMYYKEAQNGQILNEGITEAGSMADFIAASSSYATHGEAMIPFYIFYSMFGWQRTADQMWQLGDQLGRGFLVGATAGRTTLTGEGLQHADGHSPMIAATNPAALSYDPAFAYEIAVIVREGLRRMYGEAKPGEDQNVFYYLTVYNEPLPQPAKPQGLGIDEGIVKGLYRFNTAESAGLSPAANAARIQLLGSGTAIHWALEAQKLLAEEWGVAADVWSATSWTELRRDAMEADAALLRGEERVPYVRQALQGAEGPVLAVSDYMRQVPDQIAQWVEQDYSSLGADGFGLSDTRDAARRHFGVDARSIVVAALAQLARRGEVKATAVKEAREKYGL, from the coding sequence ATGACCGACCCCAACGCCATCCAGCCGAGCGCGCTCGACCAGCTCCCGGACCGCGACCCGGAGGAGACCGCCGAGTGGCAGGCCTCCCTGGACGCCGTGGCCAGGGAAGCCGGGCCGCACCGTGCCGCGTACCTGATGCGCCGCACGCTGGAGCGCGCCGAGGCGGGCGGCATCGCGCTGCCGAAGCTCCTCGAAACCGACTACGTCAACACCATCCCCACCTCCGCCGAGCCGGCCCTGCCCGGCGACCCGGAGATGGAGGCCCGGATCACCGCCTGGAACCGCTGGAACGCGGCTGCGATGGTGACCCGTGGTGCGAAGCACGGCGTCGGCGGCCACATCGCCACCTTCGCCTCGGCCGCGTGGCTCTACGAGACCGGCTTCAACCACTTCTTCAAGGGCAAGGAGGGCGACGGCTCCGGCGACCAGCTGTACATCCAGGGCCACGCCTCCCCCGGCATCTACGCCCGCGCCTTCCTGGACGGCCGCCTGACCGAGGCGCACCTGGACAACTTCCGCCAGGAGGCCGGCGGCAACGGCCTGCCGTCCTACCCGCACCCGCGCCGCCTGCCCTGGCTGTGGGAGTTCCCCACCGTCTCCATGGGCCTCGGCCCGCTCTCCGCGATCTACCAGGCGCGCTTCAACCGGTACCTGACCAACCGCGGCATCAAGGACGTCTCCGCCTCCCACGTCTGGGCCTTCCTCGGCGACGGCGAGATGGACGAGCCCGAGTCGACGGCCGCGCTCGCGCTGGCGAGCCGCGAGGGCCTCGACAACCTGACCTTCGTCATCAACTGCAACCTGCAGCGCCTCGACGGCCCGGTCCGTGCCAACTTCAAGATCGTGCAGGAGCTGGAGGCCCAGTTCCGCGGCGCCGGCTGGAACGTCGTCAAGACGCTGTGGGGCTCGGCCTGGGACGAGCTGTTCGCGCTCGACACGACCGGCGCGCTCGTACGCCGTCTGCGCGAGGTACCGGACGCCCAGGTGCAGACGTACCAGACCCGCGACGCCGCCTACATCCGCCAGGACTTCTTCGGCAAGGACCCGGCGCTCGTCGAGATGGCGAAGCTGCTGAGCGACGACAAGATCCTTGAGTGTTTCCACCTCTCCCGTGGTGGTCACGAGGCCCGCAAGGTCTACGCCGCGTACAAGGCCGCCGTCGAGCACAAGGGCGCGCCGACCGTGATCCTGGCCCAGACGGTCAAGGGCCACACCCTCGGCGAGGGCTTCGCGTCGAAGAACGCCAACCACCAGATGAAGAAGCTGACGGTGGACGAGTTCAAGACGATGCGCGACCTGCTCGGCCTGCCGATCAAGGACAGCGACTTCGTCGACGGCGTGGTGCCCTACGGCCACCCGGGCGCCGACTCCCCCGAGGTCCGCTACCTCCAGGAGCGCCGCGCGGCCCTCGGCGGCCCCGCTCCGGCCCGCCGTACGCACGCGCTGGCCCCGCTGCCGGCCCCGGCGGAGAAGGCGTTCGCCTCCTTCGACAAGGGCTCCGGCTCGCAGAACGTGGCGACGACGATGGCCTTCGTCCGCCTGGTCAAGGACCTGGTCCGCGACAAGGAGACGGGCAAGCGCTGGGTGCCGATCGTCCCCGACGAGGCGCGCACCTTCGGTATGGAGTCGCTGTTCCCGTCCCTGGGCATCTACTCCCCCAAGGGCCAGACGTACGAGCCGGTCGACCGCGACCAGCTGATGTACTACAAGGAGGCCCAGAACGGCCAGATCCTCAACGAGGGGATCACCGAGGCCGGTTCGATGGCCGACTTCATCGCCGCTTCGTCGTCGTACGCGACGCACGGCGAGGCGATGATCCCCTTCTACATCTTCTACTCGATGTTCGGCTGGCAGCGCACCGCCGACCAGATGTGGCAGCTCGGCGACCAGCTCGGCCGCGGCTTCCTCGTCGGCGCGACGGCCGGCCGTACGACCCTGACGGGCGAGGGCCTGCAGCACGCCGACGGCCACTCCCCGATGATCGCCGCGACCAACCCGGCGGCGCTGTCGTACGACCCCGCGTTCGCGTACGAGATCGCGGTGATCGTCCGTGAGGGTCTGCGCCGGATGTACGGCGAGGCGAAGCCGGGCGAGGACCAGAACGTCTTCTACTACCTGACGGTCTACAACGAGCCGCTGCCGCAGCCCGCCAAGCCGCAGGGCCTCGGCATCGACGAGGGCATCGTCAAGGGTCTGTACCGCTTCAACACGGCGGAGTCCGCGGGCCTGTCCCCGGCCGCCAACGCCGCCCGCATCCAGCTGCTCGGCTCCGGTACGGCGATCCACTGGGCCCTTGAGGCGCAGAAGCTGCTCGCCGAGGAGTGGGGTGTCGCGGCCGACGTCTGGTCGGCGACCTCCTGGACCGAGCTGCGCCGGGACGCCATGGAGGCCGACGCGGCCCTGCTGCGCGGCGAGGAGCGCGTGCCGTACGTCCGCCAGGCCCTGCAGGGCGCCGAGGGCCCGGTCCTCGCGGTCTCCGACTACATGCGCCAGGTCCCGGACCAGATCGCGCAGTGGGTCGAGCAGGACTACTCCTCGCTGGGCGCCGACGGCTTCGGCCTCTCGGACACCCGCGACGCCGCCCGCCGCCACTTCGGCGTCGACGCCCGGTCGATCGTCGTCGCGGCCCTGGCCCAGCTCGCCCGGCGCGGCGAGGTGAAGGCCACGGCGGTCAAGGAGGCCCGGGAGAAGTACGGGCTGTAA
- a CDS encoding GntR family transcriptional regulator, producing MTAPVVHSLREQIREHIVEGIVSGRWQPGERIVERRIATELEVSQTPVREALRELESLRLIESAPNKGVRVRNLSAADLEESYPVRAGLEAIAAELAADRLAEDCSALEPHVLALYEADREADGTAQVRHTVGFHRELVRAAHNSVLLHTWEGLGIEVFTALSIRWLGTVQQSYAEEHEELVQAFKRRDPRIAELVKSHVLGCAPRP from the coding sequence ATGACCGCGCCCGTCGTCCACTCGCTGCGCGAACAGATCCGCGAGCACATCGTGGAGGGGATCGTCAGCGGGCGCTGGCAGCCGGGCGAGCGCATCGTGGAGCGCCGGATCGCCACCGAGCTGGAGGTCAGCCAGACCCCGGTCCGTGAGGCCCTGCGCGAGCTGGAGTCGCTCCGGCTGATCGAGTCGGCGCCGAACAAGGGCGTCCGGGTGCGGAACCTGAGCGCGGCCGACCTGGAGGAGAGCTACCCGGTGCGCGCCGGGCTCGAAGCCATCGCCGCCGAGCTGGCCGCCGACCGCCTCGCCGAGGACTGCTCGGCCCTGGAGCCGCACGTCCTGGCCCTGTACGAGGCGGACCGCGAGGCCGACGGCACGGCCCAGGTCCGGCACACGGTCGGCTTCCACCGCGAACTGGTCCGCGCGGCGCACAACTCGGTGCTGCTGCACACCTGGGAGGGCCTCGGCATCGAGGTCTTCACGGCACTGTCCATCCGCTGGCTGGGCACGGTGCAGCAGTCGTACGCCGAGGAGCACGAGGAGCTCGTTCAGGCGTTCAAGCGCCGGGATCCGCGGATCGCGGAGCTGGTGAAGTCGCACGTCCTCGGCTGCGCCCCGCGGCCGTGA
- a CDS encoding GNAT family N-acetyltransferase has protein sequence MPEPYIRVAVADDEEGLALLDRATWSTLHAVSPPPEGPFFDERHVPGDYLVAESGGRIVGYVRLARPTPLASNAHVLQIQGLAVADEARGQGIGRALIRAAVAQARGRGARRLSLRVLGHNAPARALYASEGFAVEGVQPGEFLLDGAYVDDVLMGRTL, from the coding sequence ATGCCGGAGCCGTACATACGCGTGGCCGTGGCCGACGACGAGGAGGGCCTCGCCCTGCTCGACCGCGCCACCTGGTCCACCCTGCACGCCGTCTCGCCCCCGCCCGAGGGGCCGTTCTTCGACGAGCGCCATGTCCCCGGGGACTACCTGGTCGCCGAGTCCGGCGGCCGGATCGTCGGGTACGTCCGCCTCGCCCGCCCGACCCCGCTCGCCTCCAACGCGCACGTCCTGCAGATCCAGGGCCTCGCCGTCGCCGACGAGGCGCGCGGGCAGGGCATCGGGCGCGCGCTGATCCGGGCCGCCGTCGCGCAGGCGCGCGGACGCGGTGCGCGACGGCTGAGCCTGCGCGTGCTCGGGCACAACGCCCCGGCCCGCGCGCTGTACGCGTCCGAGGGGTTCGCCGTCGAGGGCGTACAGCCGGGGGAGTTCCTCCTCGACGGCGCCTACGTCGACGACGTGCTCATGGGCCGCACGCTGTGA
- the sucB gene encoding 2-oxoglutarate dehydrogenase, E2 component, dihydrolipoamide succinyltransferase, producing the protein MAVSVTLPALGESVTEGTVTRWLKAEGERVEADEPLLEVSTDKVDTEIPSPVSGVLSSIKVAEDETVEVGAELAVIDDGTGASAAAPAPAAAEAPAPAAQPAAAPAPVAEAPAAPAPAAAPAAPAGGATGTDVVLPALGESVTEGTVTRWLKAVGDSVEADEPLLEVSTDKVDTEIPAPASGVLLEIVVNEDETAEVGAKLAVIGAPGAAPAAAPAPAAPAPAPAAAAPAAPAPAPAPAAPAAPAAPAPAPAPVAAAPAPAPAPAPAPVTPATAPTSPTAVQATDEGAYVTPLVRKLAAENGVDLSAVKGTGVGGRIRKQDVIAAAEAAKAAAAAPAPAAAAPAVAAAKKAPVLEVSPLRGQTVKMPRIRKVIGDNMVKALHEQAQLSSVVEVDVTRLMRLRAQAKDSFAAREGVKLSPMPFFVKAAAQALKAHPVINAKINEAEGTITYFDSENIGIAVDSEKGLMTPVIKHAGDLNIAGIAKATAELAGKVRANKITPDELSGATFTISNTGSRGALFDTIIVPPGQVAILGIGATVKRPAVIETEEGTVIGVRDMTYLTLSYDHRLVDGADAARYLTAVKAILEAGEFEVELGL; encoded by the coding sequence ATGGCGGTTTCCGTAACCCTTCCGGCGCTCGGTGAGAGCGTCACCGAGGGCACTGTCACCCGCTGGCTGAAGGCCGAGGGCGAGCGCGTCGAGGCCGACGAGCCGCTGCTGGAGGTGTCGACCGACAAGGTCGACACCGAGATCCCCTCGCCCGTCTCCGGTGTGCTGTCCTCCATCAAGGTCGCCGAGGACGAGACCGTCGAGGTCGGCGCCGAGCTGGCCGTCATCGACGACGGCACCGGCGCCTCCGCGGCCGCCCCGGCCCCCGCCGCCGCCGAGGCCCCGGCCCCGGCCGCCCAGCCCGCCGCGGCTCCGGCCCCGGTCGCCGAGGCCCCCGCGGCTCCGGCTCCGGCCGCCGCCCCGGCCGCCCCGGCCGGTGGCGCCACCGGCACGGACGTGGTCCTGCCCGCGCTCGGTGAGTCCGTCACCGAGGGCACCGTCACCCGCTGGCTGAAGGCGGTCGGCGACTCCGTCGAGGCCGACGAGCCGCTGCTTGAGGTCTCCACGGACAAGGTCGACACCGAGATCCCGGCGCCCGCCTCCGGCGTGCTGCTGGAGATCGTGGTGAACGAGGACGAGACCGCCGAGGTCGGCGCCAAGCTCGCCGTCATCGGTGCCCCGGGTGCCGCCCCGGCCGCCGCTCCGGCTCCGGCCGCTCCGGCGCCGGCGCCCGCCGCCGCTGCCCCGGCCGCCCCGGCCCCGGCTCCGGCTCCGGCTGCCCCCGCGGCTCCGGCTGCCCCGGCCCCGGCGCCCGCCCCGGTCGCCGCCGCTCCGGCTCCGGCCCCCGCGCCGGCTCCGGCCCCGGTCACCCCGGCCACCGCGCCGACCTCCCCGACCGCCGTCCAGGCGACGGACGAGGGCGCGTACGTCACCCCGCTGGTGCGCAAGCTCGCCGCCGAGAACGGCGTCGACCTGTCCGCCGTCAAGGGCACCGGCGTCGGCGGCCGTATCCGCAAGCAGGACGTCATCGCCGCCGCCGAGGCCGCGAAGGCCGCCGCCGCCGCTCCGGCTCCGGCCGCCGCTGCTCCGGCTGTCGCCGCCGCCAAGAAGGCGCCGGTCCTGGAGGTCTCCCCCCTCCGTGGTCAGACCGTCAAGATGCCCCGCATCCGCAAGGTCATCGGCGACAACATGGTCAAGGCGCTGCACGAGCAGGCCCAGCTGTCGTCGGTCGTCGAGGTCGACGTCACCCGCCTGATGCGCCTGCGCGCCCAGGCCAAGGACTCCTTCGCCGCGCGCGAGGGCGTCAAGCTCTCCCCGATGCCGTTCTTCGTGAAGGCGGCGGCCCAGGCGCTGAAGGCCCACCCGGTCATCAACGCCAAGATCAACGAGGCCGAGGGCACGATCACCTACTTCGACTCCGAGAACATCGGGATCGCGGTGGACTCCGAGAAGGGCCTGATGACCCCGGTCATCAAGCACGCCGGCGACCTCAACATCGCGGGCATCGCCAAGGCCACGGCGGAGCTGGCGGGCAAGGTCCGCGCCAACAAGATCACCCCGGACGAGCTGTCCGGCGCGACCTTCACCATCTCCAACACCGGTTCGCGCGGTGCGCTCTTCGACACGATCATCGTGCCGCCGGGCCAGGTCGCGATCCTCGGCATCGGTGCCACGGTCAAGCGTCCGGCCGTCATCGAGACCGAGGAGGGCACGGTCATCGGCGTCCGCGACATGACCTACCTGACCCTCTCCTACGACCACCGCCTGGTCGACGGCGCCGACGCGGCCCGTTACCTGACGGCGGTCAAGGCGATCCTGGAGGCGGGCGAGTTCGAGGTCGAACTCGGTCTCTGA
- a CDS encoding MarP family serine protease codes for MDLLDLVLVLVILVYAVSGYRRGLVAGCVSLAGFVGGAAVGVWVLPWVTGLVARGTAAATVLAVVTVLVPAVVGHGLAGRLALRLRGELDQGPRPLRVLDGMGGAAANSVAVLIVAWVAASVLGAAPSQMLTTAIRNSTLLGAVQQSMPQTTPAWFSRATSALTEAGFPQVFNPFENESTAQVARPSGDSVTPAATSAAKLSTVKIEGVSGNEGREGSGFVYATEHVMTNAHVVAGIDHPSVRIGGVGRSYDARVVLFDPDRDVAVLYVPGLRAPVLHFDAKASRGDSAVVAGYPQDGGLDLQAATVASRVEATGQNIYNDATVTRDIYAIRSTVRPGNSGGPLLTTDGRVFGVVFARSTSDAETGYALTASEVAGDAQRAATATAPVDAGHLVSS; via the coding sequence GTGGACCTGCTCGACCTGGTGCTTGTGCTGGTGATCCTCGTCTACGCGGTGTCCGGCTACCGGCGCGGACTGGTGGCCGGCTGCGTCTCCCTGGCGGGGTTCGTCGGCGGCGCGGCCGTCGGCGTGTGGGTGCTGCCGTGGGTGACCGGTCTGGTGGCGCGTGGCACGGCGGCGGCGACGGTGCTCGCGGTGGTGACGGTGCTGGTGCCCGCGGTGGTGGGCCATGGGCTGGCGGGCCGGCTGGCGCTGCGGCTGCGCGGGGAGCTGGACCAGGGGCCGCGGCCGCTGCGGGTGCTCGACGGGATGGGGGGCGCCGCGGCCAATTCCGTCGCGGTGCTGATCGTGGCCTGGGTGGCGGCGAGCGTGCTGGGCGCGGCCCCGTCGCAGATGCTGACGACGGCGATACGGAACTCGACGCTGCTCGGCGCGGTGCAGCAGTCGATGCCGCAGACGACGCCGGCGTGGTTCTCCCGGGCCACCTCGGCGCTGACCGAGGCGGGTTTCCCGCAGGTCTTCAACCCGTTCGAGAACGAGTCGACGGCCCAGGTGGCCCGCCCCTCCGGCGACAGCGTGACCCCGGCCGCGACCAGCGCGGCGAAGCTGAGCACGGTGAAGATCGAGGGTGTCTCGGGCAACGAGGGCCGCGAGGGCAGCGGCTTCGTCTACGCCACGGAGCATGTGATGACCAACGCGCACGTGGTGGCGGGCATCGACCACCCGAGCGTGCGGATCGGCGGGGTCGGGCGGTCGTACGACGCCCGGGTGGTGCTCTTCGACCCCGACCGGGACGTGGCGGTGCTGTACGTGCCGGGCCTGCGCGCCCCGGTGCTGCACTTCGACGCGAAGGCGTCGCGCGGGGACTCGGCGGTGGTCGCGGGCTATCCGCAGGACGGCGGCCTGGATCTGCAGGCGGCGACGGTGGCGAGCCGGGTGGAGGCGACCGGGCAGAACATCTACAACGACGCCACGGTCACCCGGGACATCTACGCGATCCGCTCCACGGTCCGCCCGGGCAACTCCGGCGGCCCGCTGCTGACCACGGACGGCAGGGTCTTCGGGGTGGTCTTCGCCCGTTCCACCTCCGACGCCGAGACGGGGTACGCGCTCACGGCGTCCGAGGTGGCGGGCGACGCCCAGCGCGCGGCCACGGCGACCGCGCCGGTGGACGCCGGCCACCTGGTCAGCTCCTGA
- the lpdA gene encoding dihydrolipoyl dehydrogenase: MANDASTVFDLVILGGGSGGYAAALRGAQLGLDVALIEKDKVGGTCLHRGCIPTKALLHAGEIADQARESAQFGVKATFEGIDVPAVHKYKDGVIAGLYKGLQGLIASRKVTYIEGEGRLSSPTSVDVNGQRIQGRHVLLATGSVPKSLPGLEIDGNRIISSDHALVLDRVPQSAIILGGGVIGVEFASAWKSFGADVTVIEGLKHLVPVEDENSSKLLERAFRKRGIKFNLGTFFQKAEYTQDGVKVTLADGKEFEAEVLLVAVGRGPVSQGLGYEEQGVAMDRGYVLVDEYMRTNVPTISAVGDLVPTLQLAHVGFAEGILVAERLAGLKVVPIDYDGVPRVTYCHPEVASVGITEAKAKEIYGADKVVALKYNLAGNGKSKILNTAGEIKLVQVKDGAVVGVHMVGDRMGEQVGEAQLIYNWEALPAEVAQLIHAHPTQNEAMGEAHLALAGKPLHSHD, from the coding sequence GTGGCGAACGACGCCAGCACCGTTTTCGACCTAGTGATCCTCGGCGGTGGTAGCGGTGGTTACGCCGCGGCCCTGCGCGGGGCGCAGCTGGGCCTGGACGTCGCCCTGATCGAGAAGGACAAGGTCGGCGGTACCTGCCTGCACCGGGGTTGCATCCCCACCAAGGCCCTGCTCCACGCGGGCGAGATCGCCGACCAGGCTCGCGAGAGCGCGCAGTTCGGCGTCAAGGCCACCTTCGAGGGCATCGACGTCCCGGCCGTCCACAAGTACAAGGACGGCGTCATCGCCGGCCTGTACAAGGGTCTGCAGGGTCTGATCGCGTCCCGCAAGGTGACGTACATCGAGGGTGAGGGCCGGCTGTCCTCCCCCACCTCCGTCGATGTCAACGGCCAGCGCATCCAGGGCCGCCACGTCCTGCTGGCGACCGGCTCCGTGCCGAAGTCGCTGCCGGGCCTGGAGATCGACGGCAACCGCATCATCTCCTCCGACCACGCCCTCGTCCTGGACCGCGTGCCGCAGTCCGCGATCATCCTGGGCGGCGGTGTCATCGGCGTCGAGTTCGCCTCGGCGTGGAAGTCCTTCGGTGCGGACGTCACGGTCATCGAGGGCCTGAAGCACCTCGTCCCGGTCGAGGACGAGAACTCTTCGAAGCTTCTTGAGCGCGCGTTCCGCAAGCGCGGCATCAAGTTCAACCTGGGCACCTTCTTCCAGAAGGCCGAGTACACCCAGGACGGTGTGAAGGTCACCCTCGCCGACGGCAAGGAGTTCGAGGCCGAGGTCCTCCTCGTCGCCGTCGGCCGCGGCCCGGTCTCGCAGGGCCTGGGCTACGAGGAGCAGGGCGTCGCCATGGACCGTGGCTACGTCCTGGTCGACGAGTACATGCGCACCAACGTCCCGACCATCTCCGCCGTCGGTGACCTGGTCCCCACGCTCCAGCTCGCGCACGTCGGCTTCGCCGAGGGCATCCTGGTGGCGGAGCGTCTGGCCGGTCTGAAGGTCGTTCCGATCGACTACGACGGTGTCCCGCGGGTGACGTACTGCCACCCGGAGGTCGCCTCCGTCGGTATCACCGAGGCCAAGGCCAAGGAGATCTACGGCGCGGACAAGGTCGTCGCTCTGAAGTACAACCTGGCGGGCAACGGCAAGAGCAAGATCCTCAACACCGCGGGCGAGATCAAGCTCGTCCAGGTGAAGGACGGTGCCGTGGTCGGCGTCCACATGGTCGGCGACCGCATGGGTGAGCAGGTCGGCGAGGCCCAGCTGATCTACAACTGGGAGGCGCTGCCGGCCGAGGTCGCCCAGCTCATCCACGCCCACCCGACGCAGAACGAGGCGATGGGCGAGGCGCACCTGGCGCTCGCCGGCAAGCCCCTGCACTCCCACGACTGA